Genomic window (Nitrospirota bacterium):
CGGAGTAGCCCATCTTGTGAAGCATCCGCAGGCTGCTGTCAAATGTATCCGGCGGAAAGATACAGTGGCGGATTGAAGCGAAGGCCTCAGTCAGTGTCTTTTCCAGCCAGTCCTTATCAACCGCGGGCGAGATATAATAAATCGGTTTAAGCATATTGTTGTCCGGCAAGAGGACCTTTTCCTTTAACGCGATTTTTGCCAGATGGGTATCAGGCAGGATCCTTATTCCCATAAAAACAAATACAACGCATTTTTGCAATCTCTTGATATTCTCGATCCCCTCAAGCACGGTCTCCTGTGTTTCGCCCGGACAGCCGAACATAAAAAAATGCGAAGTGGCGACCCCGTGTCTGACAAATAGATCGTTGCACTCCACGATGTCCTGAAAGGAAAACCCCTTGCCTAATTTTCTGAGGGTGGTATCGCTCGCTGCGTCAGAGCCGATCTCAACGGCAATGAGCCCTGTCTCCTTCATCATCTCCACGATCTCGTCATTCAGCCCCTGCGGTTTGAAAAATCCGGTCCACGGCACCGTGACCTTGCGGCGCAGCATCTCGTTTATCACGCCGAGGTAAGCGCCTTTGTCGTCATTGAAAACGGAATCCACAAAGAAGATATATTTTACTTTATGCACATTGGCAAGCAGCTCTATATCATCGACAACTAAACGCGGGTCTCTCTGCCGGATGCCGGGACCTTCCAATACCGGGTATGAACAGTAAATGCACTTGTGGGTGCATCCGCGTTTTGTCTGCACGGAAGCGATATTGCCGCTTTGCAGATAATATTTTATTAACTCATCATCGTAGTGCGCCGGAAATATTTCCGCACCGGAAAGCCTTATAACAGAACCGATAACCCGATTTTCAGGATAAATACCGTTGACCGCGTCTGCGGCAAACTTTACAGCCAGAGATTCGCCTTCCCCAACGATACCGTAATCCGCGCCTGTCTCTTTCAGTATCAATTCCGGCATCAGGGAAAAACCAGCCCCGCCCAACAGCACCTTCGCAGTGGAGACCTCCCTGATCTTCTTCACGATAGTTTTCACATTTTCGATGTAATACTGTTCATTCATAAGATTGACATTATCAACGTTGCGTATGGAAATGCCTATCAGCTCCGGACTGAATTTTTCTATTTCCATCCCAACGGCGTTAAGAAAGTCTTCATGCTGGAGGATGTCGAACTGACGCACATCGTGTCCTGCATTTTTCAGAGCGGCCGCGATTACGCTGACCCCCAGCGGATAGATCGGGTACGGCGAAACAGTCGTGTTGGATGAGATCAATAGTATTTTCATAAATTAACAATTAGCATTGGGCCTGTTTATAACTCTGTTGTCTGTCATTCCGGCAGTCCTTAAGCCGGAATCCAGTCTTTTTTCTGGATTCCCGTTTTCACCAACAGTAGGCGCTTTAGGCGCGGGAATGACGAACCGGCGATTTATAAGCAGATTCCAATTCATTCCTTATTTGTCTTTGAGACTCCATCTGCCTCTTCTGAGGCGGCTTCCTTTGTAAGTGCCGTCGGCCTTTTCCTTCTCAATCACCTTGAGAAATAATTTCGCCATTTGCAGGTTCTGGCTGCAATCCCGGTAGAACGTGTCCCACGCGTAGAAAAACATTTTCTGCAGCGCATCCACGCTCATCTTTGCGGGCTGAAACACAACCTCCGCGCCTGTGTAGTGAAGCCAGTCGTTATGAAGAATTCTTTTCTGCTTCTCAAGGTCTGCCCTGATGGGCGTGTGGGGAAACGGCGTGAGTATTGTAAATTCCGCAAGGTCCAGCTCGATCTCAAGCAGGAAATCAACAAGACGCTTGATGTAATCCTCATCATGGTCGTCCATGCCGAGGATAATGGTCCCCTCCACACCGATGCCGCGTTCCTTGAGCCTCTTCACCCGCCTCCGTATGTGGTCCGATGTATCGAAGACCGCCTGATACACATACCAGCAGCCTGCCTCTGCGGCAAGGTCCAATATCTCGTCATCATCTTTGATGGGGTGAGAGATCCATTTCTTCTTCAGAGGGATCAATGCCCTGAACAATTCCTTTTCCCATTCGTCATCCTGCGCGAGGGAATTGTCCACAAAGAAAAGCCGGTTGTTGTCGAGCTGTTCCAGTTCCCGGACCACCGCGTCAATCGCCCTGGCCCTGAATTTCCGCCCGCCGAGAAAAGGCGTACAGCAGGGGAAACAGTTAAACCGGCAGCCGCGTGAGGCGTGCACAAGGTCAACCATCTGCACGCCCCGGTAATTATATAATTTGCGGTTTAAGATACTACGCCTCGCCGGGCCGATCAAATTCATGTCAGGAAAGTCATTGAGATAGTTGTAGACTTTTTTCAGCTTATTATTTCTGACATCGTTTATGACTTCTTCAAAACGCCCCTCTGCCTCGCCGAGGAAGACCGCGTCAGCGTGCAGCATGGTTTCCTCGGAGTGCAGCATGGTCCCGATACCGCCGAATATGACTGGAACGCCTTGTTTCCTGAAACGGTCCGCGAGCTCCCAGGCACGCGGTATCTGGCAGGTGAGCATGACCGAGAAAGCCACAATATCGGCCTTTTCGTCAAAATCAACGGGCTGAATGTTCTCATCGTAAAAAGATATTTCAACGTCATCAGGGATGGCGGCCGCAAAACAGACAGGCCCGTGCGGCGGGAGGTGGAATTCCGTCTGCCTGTTTAACTTGGGCCATGAGGGATAGATAATTTTTATTTTCATTGATCTCTTCCTTTGCGTAAGCTCGAAAATTCTTTTACCAGCTTGTCCTGCGGCATGTCCCTGCTCAATATGGCCCTGGCCTTATCAGCGTCACACAGAAAATCTTTATTAGCGGCATTGTCTCTCATGAGCGTAAAATAAACGGCCTCATTTTCCCCTGTCATCCCCGCAAACATCGCTGTGGTTTCCTCAGAGAGGAGCATCTCAGATGCCGTTGTAATTACCTTCAGCAGCGATTTCTTCGGGGCGGAAGAGAAAAACACCGGGCCCTGCAAACCAAAATGTATTGCCGCTTCTCCAAGCGGGCTTGACGGCAGCGTGTAAATAAAGAGATTGCCCCTCGCCAGGGTCCGCCCGCAATCCAGGTAGTCCTTGAAATAATCAATGTCCGCCTGCAAAGAACCTGAATCGTTAGCGCCGATGGCCCCGATGTCCTGCTTTAGCTCCGGCGAGTAATCAATTCCGGCGTCCTTCAATGCGAGCGCGATTGCATAACAGGTCAGCTTTGATATTCTATCAAGCCTGCCGAAATATTTAAACGGATGGGAGAAAACCTTTTTGGACAAACCGCCAAAACCGGTATCGCCTTCAAAGGCAACCCTGGTCCCCTTTGCGATGCATCCGTATTCCTTCGCATCAATCCATCCTATGCCGTAAATATTAATCATTCATTTCACCACCAGCGCCGTATTGATCCCGCTGAAACCCGCGTTTGTTATGAGCGCCATCTTTTTATTTGATAATGCGCGCTGTTTATTTGAAACCCAGCCATGCGCGTCATCATCGGCAGCTTTTAGATTTACAGTAAGCGGGACCACTTTCTCCTTTAACGCCCTGAGCGCCGTTATTGTTTCAACAAGTCCCGCTGCTCCGAGGGTGTGCCCTATGGCCCCTTTGACGGAATAAACGGGCAACTTGTTTTTGAACACGGCATGAAATGCCCTCATCTCCATCGCATCGTTGTAAACCGTTCCAGTGCCGTGCGCTGAGATGAAACCGATGCCGCCTTCATCCGCGCCCGCGGACCTTAATGCCTTTTTTACGGCCATTATCAATCCGTCGCTCGTGCGGGAAGGGCCTGTCATATGGTTGGCGTCGTCGCTCATCCCCCAGCCCGCTATTTCACCAATGATATTTCTTTTCTCCCTTTTTGCCCTCGCATCGCTCATGAGCAGCGCATATACAGCGGCCTCACCGAGGCTCAGGCCGCTCCTTTTTTTATCAAACGGTTTTGCTGCAAATTTTTCGAGCGCCATCAGCGAAGAGAAACCCGCGTAAACAAATTCCGTGACGCTGTCGCAGGCAGTTACTAAAACGCAATCGCCGTATCCGCTGCGTATCATCGAGGCAGCCCTTGCCAAAGCCGTTGATGATGAGGCGCAGGCAGCGGAGATGATCATGCCGCTGTCTTTGACCCCGGCGAGGGCCGAGATCTTTTTCAGGAGTTTATGCGGATTGCTGTCTGAAGCGTCTCCCCTGCCTGTAAGAAATTTTTTCTCAAGCAGATCAATCTCTCCTTTTGTCGTTGCCAGAATAAGTTTTGCGTCTTCCGGTATCGATGCGGAATTATCTTTAAGCAGCAGCCTGAACATCTGCATCACCAAAGAATCATTCTTAAGATATTTCAGGCCATTAATTACGGCTGCATTATCAGACTGGAATGCTTTGGTGTTAAACCTGTCTATTTTTGAAATCGCCGTCCCGCCGGACCTGATGCCGTTCCAGAGCGCGTCTGTCCCCGCTCCAAACGCGGTGACCATATCGCATGAGACAACAACTGCTTTTTTCATCTCCTGTGAAACTCTCCGGCCTTCCATCTCGTCCTGCATCTTTCAAGCAAAGGAGGCGATATTATGCAAACCTCTCCGGTCGCTGCGGCGGTCAGCACCTGCACCGTGTATCCGCTCGTTGCGATACGGCCGTCTTCCTTTAAAAGATAATACTCCGTGTTAATGCGTGAACTCTCGTCCCACACCAGGACGGCCCGTATTTTAAACACTTCCCCCAGACGGAGGGGCTTCAGATAATCAATATAAAGCTGAGCAATGGGCGCGCGCAAGCCTGACTCGTAAAAATCCTTATACGACAGGCCGCATACCCTGCCAAGCTCCTCGGAGCCTTCCTCAAAAAAGACCGGGTATCTGCCGTGCCAGACTATGCCCAGGAGATCGACCTCATTGAAATGGACGCGCCGCTCAACCTCAACCACAATCGGCCCCGGCGCTCCCTCGGCGCTCTTAAAATAATTTTTAGCTCTCCGCCTGTTTTCCATTTGTTTATAATTTCTTTAGCCGCAGATCAGCACGGATGCACACAGATTTTTTAAAGTTTTTCTAATCTGTGCAATCTGCGAAATCTGTGGATATATTTTCTGTGTCCTCTGTGGTTTATTGTTAATTTTTAAATTCCACTTTGAGTTTTAACTCCGATATCTTTTTATCGCCTTTGCTGAAGTACGCCCTCAGGACGAAGTCAGCGTCTGTTTTGTCAATGCCTTTGCACATGCAGGTAATTTCTTCGGAAGGAGAAACGGTCGAGAAAAACTTTGCAAGGACGATCTCCTTCAGCGTGACTTTCCTGTCTTTCCATTTCTCAAGCATTGTCATGGCGCACTGTATCTGGCATACGCCGGGCAGTATTTTGTTGCCAGGGAAATGCCCCTGAAAGCCTATGAAATCTTCGGGAAAGACAAAACGCGCGATCAGCCCCGGGGCTTCTTTGACCGTCCCTTCTTCCAACCCGCTCATGCATTTCTCGATCTCTCTTTTTATGGAACTCAACCCCTGATCTCCTTCAATTTTATTGTCAGACCGTAACCGTATTTGTAATTATCTAAGATAATACCTGAGGGATATATTTTTCCATCTTTCTGCCGGTATTCGTAATAGGAGACACGCCAGTTAAGCCTGCTGTCCTCATAATAATTTTTTTCGACCAAATGGCCGCCTTCGCCTGCGAAGATATATTCAACAACTCCCGCCCCCAGCGGCTCATCGAATATAACTTTATACTTTCTCTTTTTTACTTCAGCCGAGGCAGACGGGGTGAGGTCAAAATATATCCTCCTGATGTCCTCGCCGACCGTGCGGGGGAAGTTGCCTTTCTTAGTGAATTGCTCCATCGCAAAATGGGAATCGATCCGGTCTTTATCTCCGGCCAATTCAAAGAGCTTTACACCCATGGGATTTATGCAGACCACGGTGAAAGTCTTTTCCTTTGCATCTACCTTTATGTAACCAAGCCCTGATAACTTGTTCCAGTTGTAATCAAAGACGATCGAGTTTATGAGCATGAAATTTTCAGGCGAATGGCCCCTGAACTCTTCCACAAGCGCCCACGGGTCTGCGCTTTCCATCGGGACTTCCGAAGCCTTTTGAAAAGGAATGCCGGCGCATGAGGTGATGCAAGCAAATAAGATTAGGATTATCAGTAAACGTTTCATGGTATCCCTCAATTCGCCTTTCCTTTCACAAACAACTCACATAATTTCGGCACGACCATTACTGATGAAAAAAATCCCGCGCCCAGGCCGATGACCATTGTTATTCCCACAGAAGAGAGGGCCGGGTGCTTTGCAAAGATCAGGACCCCCACGCCGATCAGCGTAGTTATCGTGCAAAGCGTAATTGCCATGACTGTGCCGGTGTTCATCTCTTTTCTGCTGCGGAATGTCATGAATATGCCGTAATCCGAATTTAGTCCAATCACTAAAACTCCCGCGATCATATTGGCCGCGTTTATTGAAAGCCCGAAAAGGGCCATAAGGCCAAAAAGCCAGATAATGCTGGTCAGCGACGGCACGAGGGCTATCAGTGTCTCTCTAACATTAAAGAAACACAGGTAAGTCATCACGATCACGCTGATCGTTGATATCCAGGTCATAAGCTTCAAGTCTTTT
Coding sequences:
- a CDS encoding acyl-CoA thioesterase, whose protein sequence is MENRRRAKNYFKSAEGAPGPIVVEVERRVHFNEVDLLGIVWHGRYPVFFEEGSEELGRVCGLSYKDFYESGLRAPIAQLYIDYLKPLRLGEVFKIRAVLVWDESSRINTEYYLLKEDGRIATSGYTVQVLTAAATGEVCIISPPLLERCRTRWKAGEFHRR
- a CDS encoding DUF3261 domain-containing protein, yielding MKRLLIILILFACITSCAGIPFQKASEVPMESADPWALVEEFRGHSPENFMLINSIVFDYNWNKLSGLGYIKVDAKEKTFTVVCINPMGVKLFELAGDKDRIDSHFAMEQFTKKGNFPRTVGEDIRRIYFDLTPSASAEVKKRKYKVIFDEPLGAGVVEYIFAGEGGHLVEKNYYEDSRLNWRVSYYEYRQKDGKIYPSGIILDNYKYGYGLTIKLKEIRG
- a CDS encoding beta-ketoacyl-[acyl-carrier-protein] synthase family protein — encoded protein: MEGRRVSQEMKKAVVVSCDMVTAFGAGTDALWNGIRSGGTAISKIDRFNTKAFQSDNAAVINGLKYLKNDSLVMQMFRLLLKDNSASIPEDAKLILATTKGEIDLLEKKFLTGRGDASDSNPHKLLKKISALAGVKDSGMIISAACASSSTALARAASMIRSGYGDCVLVTACDSVTEFVYAGFSSLMALEKFAAKPFDKKRSGLSLGEAAVYALLMSDARAKREKRNIIGEIAGWGMSDDANHMTGPSRTSDGLIMAVKKALRSAGADEGGIGFISAHGTGTVYNDAMEMRAFHAVFKNKLPVYSVKGAIGHTLGAAGLVETITALRALKEKVVPLTVNLKAADDDAHGWVSNKQRALSNKKMALITNAGFSGINTALVVK
- a CDS encoding cobalamin B12-binding domain-containing protein, encoding MKIKIIYPSWPKLNRQTEFHLPPHGPVCFAAAIPDDVEISFYDENIQPVDFDEKADIVAFSVMLTCQIPRAWELADRFRKQGVPVIFGGIGTMLHSEETMLHADAVFLGEAEGRFEEVINDVRNNKLKKVYNYLNDFPDMNLIGPARRSILNRKLYNYRGVQMVDLVHASRGCRFNCFPCCTPFLGGRKFRARAIDAVVRELEQLDNNRLFFVDNSLAQDDEWEKELFRALIPLKKKWISHPIKDDDEILDLAAEAGCWYVYQAVFDTSDHIRRRVKRLKERGIGVEGTIILGMDDHDEDYIKRLVDFLLEIELDLAEFTILTPFPHTPIRADLEKQKRILHNDWLHYTGAEVVFQPAKMSVDALQKMFFYAWDTFYRDCSQNLQMAKLFLKVIEKEKADGTYKGSRLRRGRWSLKDK
- a CDS encoding lipid biosynthesis B12-binding/radical SAM protein — protein: MISSNTTVSPYPIYPLGVSVIAAALKNAGHDVRQFDILQHEDFLNAVGMEIEKFSPELIGISIRNVDNVNLMNEQYYIENVKTIVKKIREVSTAKVLLGGAGFSLMPELILKETGADYGIVGEGESLAVKFAADAVNGIYPENRVIGSVIRLSGAEIFPAHYDDELIKYYLQSGNIASVQTKRGCTHKCIYCSYPVLEGPGIRQRDPRLVVDDIELLANVHKVKYIFFVDSVFNDDKGAYLGVINEMLRRKVTVPWTGFFKPQGLNDEIVEMMKETGLIAVEIGSDAASDTTLRKLGKGFSFQDIVECNDLFVRHGVATSHFFMFGCPGETQETVLEGIENIKRLQKCVVFVFMGIRILPDTHLAKIALKEKVLLPDNNMLKPIYYISPAVDKDWLEKTLTEAFASIRHCIFPPDTFDSSLRMLHKMGYSGTLWDMLLQDKKHPSRKHHAAG